CAGCGCAGGGTACTGGCAATCATTACAGATGCAAACATTCGGTTAGAAATGATTCGGCGACTTATTGGGTCAGCACCTCAATATGGGCTATCCATCTTCTGGTTAGCTCCTCTATATTTCTTCAATGTATTATTATTCTTCCTCTCTTGCTGCTCCAGGCTTTTTGCCTCTAACAACCTTGCTGGCAGGAAAATGCAACCTTGCATAAAGCGGCCTTGGTGCCCTAACTGTCCTGTCAAAGCCCCTCACACACACAAATCCTGCACGCATTTTAAGGCAGAAGGCAATTAAGCATAAGCAAGTTCTAGATGATAAAACAAATTTTGTAGTTGCTAAACATTAACCTTGCCCAATTGCCTTAAGACCTGTTAGTTTTGCAGAAAAGATATGGCAAGAATACACTATATACATAATAGATGAATAATGAATGCAATTTACAAAAATGTATTCCCCTGTTCCTTAAACTAAGCAGGATAAAAAAGAACCCAAAAGGTACCATATTCTCTGTTAGCGATAATCTTTACTAGTAGTGCAGTAGTACATGTAAGTTACTTAGCATGTATTTGGCTCAGAAGTTCAAGTGGGTTGGATTGGGTTGAACCCATTTTTCTaggtgtttggtttggagaCGAAATGGGTTGGGTCCATCCCAGTAGATCCGGGTTCATTTGATCCCTCCAAAATGAGGGGACGAAGCGAACCCACTTCCCACCCGTCACGGTCCGTCTCTCTCCATCCCACACGCAGTCTGCAGCACCCTGGAGCAGGGACCGACGGCTCGATGGAACCGGAGCAGGGCAAGTGCAGCGCGGCAAGGGCAATCCGGCAGTGCGGTAGGACCGGCGGCGCAGCGGAGCAGGGACCGGCGGTGGCCGGCAGCAGGGCAAGGGCAAGCCGCGCGGGGCCGGGACCAGCGGCGGCCACCGGCGCGGCAAGGGTGACCCGTGGCAAGGTGAGTGGCAGCCGGGGCGCCGCCGAGCGTGGGGTAAGGACCGGCGGCGCAGCGGGGCAGAGACCGGCGGTGGCCGACGGTGCGGCAAGGGTGAGCCGCTGTGGGGCGAGGGGCAACCGGGATGAGccgtggccggcggcggagcagggggcGAGCAGCAGCTGGGGTCAGCCGCGGcaggcggcgccgcgggggagCGAAGTCGGGGCGAGACGCagccggcggcggagcagggggcAAGCAGCAGCCGGGGTGaaccgcggccggcggcgcgactCAGGCAGAGGAGCTTTGGGATCGGGCAGAGTAGGGACTAGGGAGCGATGCGAGTGGAGTCATGAGGAAGGAGATAAGGcccaaaaaaaataaaatgagAATGACAGGTAGGGCCCACGGTTTATTGTTGCTAACAGTGTCAAATTGGCATTCATCCCGTTCCTATAAATCcctacaaccaaacaaaaaattaGGTTGGACCTAACCCTCAACCAAACACTAGATGGGTTGAACCCAACCtaaaaaataggaatggacCCAACCCATCCCACTCGGTCCCCAAACCGAACACATGCTTAGGGTCCAAGTCTAGTCAAGTCTAGTCTCTGCCTTAGGATCCAAGTCTTTGCCTTAGGGACCAAGTTGAGTCAAGTCAAATCTTTGCCTTGGCATGTAAACCACTGTGGCTGTGTGGTAGTGTATATCTAGTGCTATTAATAGAGAGGTGAGGGCCTAGCTCCCTCAAGAGTTCAAGCAGCACCAAAGGAGAGTGGTCTGGTTGTTCTCTTCACAGGAGGAGTGTGTGACTGCTAGCAGGTTGCTGTAAAGGACTGCCAGGGCTGTAGAGTAGGAGTTGCCATAGCCGGATGCTTACAAGCTGACTGGAGGCAACTTTAGGTACTTACGGAGGAGCTGATCAAGTGGATCCGTTCCAAGTAGGATGCTGCAGCAATTAGTATTTCTGAGTGAAACTAGTGTGTTATCGTGTATCTTCGGTAGTGTGTTGTCCCAACATTCTTTTTCGCATATTTCTGTCATATTATATATTGGTACTTTTATATCAAGAAAGAGAAACCAGCACTAAGAAAATACAAAAAATAATAAACACCCCAGATTTATTTGGGAGTGAACCAAAATTAATGTAAACTGACATACTTTATGAGGGAAGAAGAGTTTGGCTGATCAGTTAAACATTAATTGATTCAGTTATTCCCTTGAGagccaaaaaataaaataaaggcAGTTGTGTTCTCAAATTCGAAAGTGTCCCATATCCCGCAGATTGTTGCCTATACCTTGATCTTCCATTCAATAATGCTCGTTTCCATTAGTGTAATCCCTTTACAAAACTTTGTCCTTATTTGTCCGTAATATCCATTTGCCATGAGCTGGTTGCAACAATGGGGCAATCTCTCCCCCATACCTTATCTAAATTTACCCTTTCCTATGACATGTGAGCTTGGGTCGCACAATAGTGTTGACCACCACCACTCACAGCAGCAGCTGCCAGCCTACCCCCCTCCTGATGCTAAATTAATCTACATTTTCACTTAGCGGTCAGCCATTCACTCCTCTTCTTACATTCactcctcttcttactctaccCTTTTCCTCTCTCCCGCTAGCTACTGAGATGCCATACAATTTGAGCGACTTGTGGACATCAATGTCCTGAGAAACTAAGGCAGCAATGGGCACAGGTGAAGGAGATGATTGTTCTGTCCAATTATTATTACTTCTTTTGACCAAACTCCTTTTAGTTTTCCCAAAATTATGCAGCAAATCAAACAAATGAATTGAGAAAATTAGTACATAAGTCAAATATGAAAATAAAGTTCACAATCGATGTCAGAAGTGTCATGGTTGACGCTTGATAAAATCAAGGGAAAAAACATGAGTCTACAAatgaaaaaaaatcaaatcttCTATTATGATCTATTAAGTCAACTATGAAACTAACTACCTTCAGCAGGTTTATACACGCCAAGAATAAAGCAATTGTTAGcaagaaatgcatcaaggaGGAAATAGTTCACAATCAATGTCATAATTGCCATGGTTGATGCTTGATAAAACTAAGGAAAACAACATGAATCAAAAATGAAACAATGAAAGCTTCCGTTAGTGATATCTTAAGTTTATGCAGACACATGTGCGAACATGGAAGGAAGGGGAGAGGAATAGAGAGAGGGTGAGGGAAAGGGCGGGAAGGAGAGCCTGCTGGCAGCAGCTTCTGTTTCTATCTATACACTGAAAAAGCAATGGTGATTGTTATTCGAAGTTGGGGCCATGGGGCCACGTGGGTGGTCAACTGGATGCAAGAGTGTGATCTTATGCGCAATGAGATCCATCATAATAATATGCCTCCTGCCAAAGAACAACTTGTCGAGACTAGTCGTACTAGTCTACCAAGACAAATAGTTGGACCAGTGGTGACTTGACTAGTTGACTTAATGACCTTAGTGGTACTATGATGCCTATCATTCAACAGTACTATCATGTTCATTAGAAAATGATGCTGGTACCAAAAAGACGACGTAGCACACAGCCAAGAAGCCCCCAATCCACGTACACTTCACGTTAATGTATAGGAGTCGACAGTAGATTTCGTCATTGTGTGCATACATAATCAAAGCAAGGAGATGAAGTTGTACCTCTCCAAAAGCATTGTTGTATCTCTTCAGTTGTTAAACCTATTGGAAAAAGGATGTAATATATAGTTAGTGCTTGGTGAACACAAAACAACAAAAATTTGCCCAACAAAGATTGCTGCATAAACCACAAAACAGTCCCATCCAACTGCAAATATTTTCTTGCTTCTGTATTCTGTCAGATTGTGGTCAGTTGATGGTTTAATCACGAACATAAAACTTGATTATTGCTGTATTTTTTTCTCCATTTTTAGGTTGTATGGTTCAATGTTACAGAATCCCTTAACCAGAAGTAAGGAACAAACTTTGGGGAAAATATAAAACGTTTATGTAAGATCCAAACTCTTGGTTATCATCAGGAGCAATACCTCTAAATATTGTAGGAACTGAGGTTCCAAAGTAAACAGTTCGTCTTGGGAGGTCCCATATCCAACTTCGTGGAACATCAATTGGATTTTGGCTTGAGTAATGATCAGCAAATACCTGCATAATGACATTCATACCACTGATAAATCTGATGGGCCAAGAGTTGGTTCTTCTACTGCAATAGCAAAAAAAAATTATTACATGTGGAAACTAATATTCACCTCATTAACTTGAAAATATGTCCCATTAAGTGGGAAGCTTCCTCTCATTGCTGTTCGGCATGGTATCtgctaaatttgatcaaaaaatGAACACTTTTGGTTTATCGATATAATAATATCCAACACCCAAAAATTAGAACTCAAGGAAACTTGCCAGAAGCGTTCCTCTGACTTTCTGAGCCTGCATTTCTCGTATACTGTTGCAACTAAAGCATGTTGAACTTCCACATAATCTACCAGTCTCTCCAGAGTTGCAAAATGTCTTGGGTGCATCGGTTGATTGTGCTGTTTCACCTGTTCAATGTTTAAACATTAGAAGAATGTAGAcgaactaaggtttcaagcaaATGTCTTACCTGGGGTCCATATAGAAAGAAGATACGGGCAGGGATCATCTGGTTCCCTCTGTTCAAACTGCAAAGATACAAACAAAACTAAATTCGCAATAAATATTCAATACAGAAGCAGTGTTTAGTTGATATCTGCTGAGATCTTACTCCTTCCAGAAGTGGATGTGAATCCGGCAGTTCATAACTGCAAGTAGATGAAAGTAAACAAGTCAAAAAAAGCAGGTGTGAACCTCATCAGTGATACAGATAGTGCAATGATCGAAGGAACTAAGTTATTCTTAATGGCATTAAATTTTGTCAAGGCCAATGTCATACACTTGGTGTTCGGTCCTCAGGCGACTAACATTCTTGAGCTTTGGAGTTGGAATGGAAGCAACTTCAGGGGTAATGGCAACCAATGCCTTTGACATGTCAGCATCTTCAATCTCGATATTGTTTGCTTGCATATAATTCTTCAAGTTTTGTGTAAACTCCTCAATATTAAGATTAATGGTAGGAATTTCATCAGGATCTTCACAAAAGAAACCCTCTATTGCACCCTCCTTTGTTTCTGCATTTTCAGGTTCAGGTTCTGGGCTTGGTGGTTCCTCAATGATCGGCTGATGGTTACCAAAAACAGCATGCTTAGGATAATTTGCATTCCACTCAAGTTGGCCTACATTCCTTGAGTTTATGTACGCTTGGTGcaaaaactctacaacatttgGATCTTCAGATGTAGCCAAACGCTTTTCTTCaggtgccggaagagcaagcctAGCACTATATTTATACAGAGTGTTACCAATTGTCTCTACAAAGTATTAGATTGCATGCAAAATCACGAAACTGGCAAGACAAAAAAAACAATGTTTTGACTGCTCCAATTAGTGGAAATGGACATTTCAAAGCACAGAAAATGCAACAAGCCAACATATCTCTGAAGTTTTTGTTGAGCTCAAACTGGAGCAAAGTAAGGCTCACTGGCAATGTCACATTACTGTTTGATAGCTAGCTACAAGACATTCTAGATATGTTATGAATATAGGACACTGCAAAAATAGAGCAAATAACTTTTCTATAAAAGGAAGTTCACTCTCTTTGATTAGAGGTTACATCAGAGTGCATTGAGAGTCGTCTACAACAATATAATAACTTTCTTGATAGCTAAAAGATTATTTGGTATGTACACTGTGTCATGAGATTTGATAACTAAGTATATCAATTCACTTCAATAAATAATGAACATATGAAGTCTAAAATAACATCACTCAGCATGTCCATTAGCTGAAAAGCAAGGAGTTTACATCTCCAGAAATTACCTTGCAAATGCACTAGCAAAGTGCTTACATTCAGCTCTCATTGGACATGAATTACAATTCGGCTTACTTTTTGTGCAGAAAACCTAAATGTGGAGGAAAGTGAAAAAGTAAGTCAGTTCACAGTAAAATGGTCCATGTTGGATCACTAGATTTGTCTTTTCATGTTCATCACCTTTCCAAAAGTAATCATTTGGTAGTGAAGCTCATACCTGCGTAATGGAAGGTGTCAATGAATCTGGCCAGCTAAATATATTATCAAAGGTATTGATTGAATTAATCTTACAATTGAATTAATCTTACAATGTCCGTTGATCTAGCTTGCATAGTCGAGGCCAAAGGTATTTCTGTATGTGCTCCAGCATGGGATACCTTCAGCATATAAGATCAGACTTATGTCATGGCTGATCATATATCGATAAAGATCAACAGATAAAGATCAACAACAGAGAATAAAAGATACATACATTTCCAATAGGTGCAACTGAAGAGACTCTGGCAGGGGTTGAAGTGGAACCCATCCAAGCCTCACGCATATCCGACCAACATTTGTGTCCACCTGAATCAGCATACAGAGCTTCACAATAAGAAATATACTTGAAAAATCTTTAGGAGGTTGAGGGACAAAAAAACATACTGGAAAAGCCATATGATGTAGAGTCAGTAGACGAACGCACTCAACACTTTTGAGTCCAAGCCCTCTAATGCTTAGAAGGTAGTCCCTGGAAGAATTAAAAGAAATGTGTATGATAGACAAAAAAAAGGCAATAACACCTTGTTCAAATGAAATATTTAACTACTGTGATTATTACAAAGATGATGTGCATGAACTTTTCAGTTTTTCACTCTCCATTTTATAGTTCATATTGGGACATGACCACAAAAAGATTGCATTGACAACAAATTTTGGGAAGTTTACTGAATAAATTCTTTTTTATGATTCTAAACTCTTTAGTCAGTAAACTTGTTAGACAATTAAACTCTTCAGGTTTGTTCAAAGTGAAAAATGCATTAGTATCACAAAACTATATGCATACAAGGTGCCTTATAAGATTAGCAACTCAGTAATTCTTATAATTTTCTCAGTGTATTCCACTAAACTTACTTTGCTTTGTCCGGTTGAACGTCTCTTAGCCATTCAAGATCAATGCTTCCATGATCTGTCACCAATCGGTCCAGGAATTCCTGCACAGAAGATAGTCAAAACATTAAAATGGTTCAAGGGCAAATTAAAATATGGGTAGATGCTTGAATGACTAGAAGTTTTTGGAGAGCTTCCTTCTATCAGACTCACCTTTATCCGTTCTGCAAGCATGTTATTCATTCCTCTTTCTCTGATAGTTTCGGATATTTCTCGCACTTCTGCTTGTCTAACGGCCTCCCAATCAACAGTATCCCTTGCATTATGACTTCGTTGTTTATTCCCACCATTGGAAAGCACTTCTTTTCGTAAACTGTCCCAGTCATAGATTTTCTTTTTAGGTCGGCCCCGTACCTTCTTAGCCTTTGATCCATCTTGAGAAATTTCTGATGGCCCCTTTTGAGTATCACTGAACTTCTGTGTCGAGTCTGAAGCAACTCCTTGCAAGACCTCTGAATGAGAGTTCtggttttcatgcaagattgAAGACTGATGCTTCTCATATGCTGTTGTCTGAACTCTAACACCATTATCATGTTGGCTGCATCCTGATTGAACTTGCTGTGTTGGGGTAGTGTACACCTCTTGAAGATTTGTATAGACATGCGATTCCATGAAAGGAGCTTCAGTTTTGTTCCTCACAGAATCGTTTCCACAGGAAGAGTGCTCCTTGGGAAATGGCACTTTCTCTGAACTATGTAACGGTTGGAAATTTTGTTTAATTATTGGTGATGAATCGCCTTGTTGTGAAGGGGCAGAAGGGCAAGTTCTCCTCTCTTGACTTAGTGGTGCATTTACACTGTACAAAGAATGGCTTGAGGAATCAGTTACTTTGGTTTTATTATTGTTGCCCATGGCAGAAACAGGTGGAAGATGATAAAGGCTAGCCTCAGATTGTGTCACACTGGAAGGATTCACTCTATCAGGGCCTGTGCAGAATGATTTATCTATATGGCTGAAGCATGACACACCTGTGAAATCAGACTCACCATTCTGAACAAAGGACATAGAAGTATGTAATGGCTGATATGATCTGTTTAGATCAAGCAACACACCCTTGTTCACACCTGAGACTGGAaggagattaagtccatcataCTCTGATGATCCAGGCATGCCTTTTGGCTCTTGCATTGGCGGAAGCGCTGTATACTCAGTTGAGCTGCCAATCCCATTGGACATATTTCTCATGATATAGCCCTCTTCTGTGAAATTTTGCAATGAACTAGAACCTATTGGGTCAGTTCTGTGAAATAGGTAATCTGGGGAGTTTTGGGAAGAAACAGCAGAATTTTGTGAAGAAATAACATCCTCCAATGACCCAGCTTCAGCTTCTACCACACTTGAAAAGCCGGCTGCTCGAAGAACAGAACCTGATGGCCCATTTTCATGGGACTTCATATAAGAGACCTGGCATCCTACAGCAGCATGGTTTACTCCATATCCAGAAGAGCTTCCAATCAAGTCGTTACTATTACTTTCTTCATTATCTTCTGTAGTAACTAATGATTTAATGTCACTTATCTCTTCAATGAATAACTTCCCCTGCAACTTGATAGAATCACCAAAAAGTCCAGAACAACTATCCTTCTGTTCAGGTGTGTGAGACATCTCAGCCACAGGTTTTTCAGGGACTTCTGTCTTTGCAGGAAATTTGGCAGCAACTGCCATGAAAGCAGAACTGAAAATAGAAAAAGACGTAAATTGGTATATGGATACGCTAACTTGCACACTGTATTCTTACTTCAACTAGGCTAGAAGTTTATATTTCACCTAGAAAGATGATCCGAAACATTCTGGGTAAGAAATACACCCACAACTGAGTCCACGACTGATCCTTTCCATCGAGAGAAACGCCTGTCCCCTGTAAATAAATTAGATTATAGAAAAAAATTAAGTTTTGTTGTGGAAACCAAAACACATTGTGATTCACATCTTATGAATTATTACAGTGTCCCATGTTACATTGTAAACCACTGTTCAAATGAACTCCCATATGATCCCATTGATCACAAACCACAGATGATTTCTGCTTTTCAGGGTCTACCAATGCAATTGTGATTATCAATTTTGTATAACCAGACAATTTAGTGGCAAACCTGATAGTATGATTTTCATAGGAGCAAACTGAATATTTGCAGAGTATAGATCAATGACTAAAAAAGGGCTGACTGAACACACCCATGAAAACAAAAACTTTAGTGAGTAGTAttaaatatagaaaaaaatgCTAGAAATATAAGATTCAAATGGTTTCCATACCCTGAACTAGATGCATACGAGCAATGAATGAATCAACCCGTCCTTTGAACACTCTTCTTTCTTCATCAAGCCATTTCTCTTTATCCTTGTCTAACCCTTCAGCACCATCACCCATACCTGGTCCCATCAATAAGTTCCACATCATAGTGGTGACCGGATCAATGTTCACTTTGGCCCGAGAACGGCTTTTCTTTGCCTTCCCCTCAAATGCAACCAGTGCACCAAATTCACCTTCATATGGGACAAGAGCATTTTGGGGTATGTCTGCCACAATCTCGTCTGCTCTGTTTATGCTTAAGAGCTTAATCTTTTGAATTATTCCATCTAAAGGATCAACCGTCGGTGCTGTAGCTTGAGGAATGATTCCTCCATAAGTAGCCTTGGTGGTTATGCCACTATGCTTATCATGGTCAGAGCTTTTCGACTCCATAGTTGCCATCCTAGGAGTAATTCCAGTGGAAGGTTCAGAAGCATATGCAATCCCATTAGTTTTTAAGGAGTCAGTGCATGCACCTTTTGGCGATGTAGTTTTTGCACGACCAACATTTTGTTTTCCTTTAGTGCCTTTTTCCTTTGGTTCCCCATTGGGCTTTGCTTCTTTCCTTGGGCGGCCCCTTTTTCTTGGCTTCTCAGTGGAGTTTTCTTCTGCAGTCGATCTAGGTGGGTCCAGATGGCAGTTCCCACTTCTAGTTGACTGGCTTGTAGGTTGAGAAAGGGCCCTCACAACTTCATCACTAGTAGTTCTGATGTGCCCATCAGTAGCAGCAGCAATGCAGTACTTATGAGCCTCTTGACTGGAAGTGTTGTGTATTTCAGACAACAAGATTGGCTCCTTAGCCATGACGTTTTCAAAGGATTGATGCTGATGAATAGCATTACTCTGAATATAGCTTTCTATGGATGGGTTCACTACACTGCTAGACAATTGTGTGTACCCTGCTGTTAAGTATCCAGAGCATTTATCTGGTAAAGCAAAATTGTTGCTACAGTGATCCTGCATAGATGTGATTTCCCAAGGCTGAATTTGATGCATTCCATTCCTCAGAATATTGCTTTCTCCCAGAGGGCTCACTGTACTTCCAGGCAATGGTATGTTCTGCGCACTGAAGCTTCTGAACTGTTTATCAGGTAAAGCAATAAACTCTTCACCAACGATATTTTGCACAGCAGGTTCAACTTGTTGCTGGACCATGTTGTGTCCTGACGCCCCAAAGTCAATAATTTTTTGGGAAGCTCGTGATTTCTCAAGGACCATCAACTTTTGTATGTCAGCCAAGGTACAAATTCCAGGATTTACAGATGAAATTTTATTTGTATTCCGACTATCTGAAAATGTCGATGAGGAAGAAAAATTTTCTGTGGCTCTATTGAGGCGATTCCTGTGATTTTCTTGTCTCATTTTTTTGCGTGTTTCAGGATAATAAGATGTTTGAGAGCTAGTGGAATGGGGGTCATTACTACAGAACTGCCTTGCTCTATTTGAGTTGTCGAAATCAATTCCAAAAGAAATCTGATGACCACTGATAGCATTGTGTTCTCTTTTTTTACCCATTGCGAGAACATCTGAATAGTCTGGAGCATCATGAAAACCAAAAGCTGGCCCAGTTTGGTAGTTATCATTGGTAGCAAACTTCAAGTAATCATTCTTCACAGAAAATTCATTCAGATCTCCATTTGTCACGTCTCTTTCACTATGCTTGGGAGGTACAAGTGGACTTTCTGGGATTCTGTAACATTGGGCCATTTGTTTGATTACGACACCTTCTCCTACACAAGCTTCGGGATTGAAATTGCCCCTCATTGAGACCCTTTCGGTATGCTGAGAAGTGGCAGTCATACTTTCCGGCATTCTATAACCATGAAGCATCTGATAATTTCTAGGTGATTTGTCTGTACAAGCTTGAGTTGTGCATATGTACTGATCAAAATTGGCTGATGGGTGCTGCATATGATCTAATGATCTGGTGAGATGAGGGACACATCTAACTGGAAGACTAGAATGAGAATCCAGTAACTGATTTGTTTGGACTTTATCTCTTACACCAAACCGAAAAAATTGTCCAGAGCTATCCATTAGATTAGAATAATTGGTTGGCATCTGATTTACTATAGAATTGTTCAGATCAAAATTAACCCTTTTAGGCATGCTGTCTACCCGTAATTCTTGCAAATCAGCCATTGGATCAACTGAACAAATAGTGCTGCTGGTACCACTCCAATGGCATGCTACCTGGACATTACCTCTTTCAACTCCAGATATTGATGGTTGATTGTCCCCAGGACCAGTATGTATGTCCGTCGCTTGGGCTTGTGGTACAAGATCCAAATGCTTATGTTGGTCTCCTGCATCAAAGTTCAAGCATCTTTGAACTACTCCTGTTTCAGCTCTAGTATGTGTATCAGCGCTTCCTGATGGAGGTTGTTCGGTTGGTGTACTTAGTCCCTTCCTCCGGACATACTTTCTCTTCCCAGTAGGCTGATTCCCTTTTCCCTTGGGAGGCTTTGGAGTTTTAGGCTTCTGCAACTTTGCTGACTGTCCTTCTTTAATGACCTTTGGCCTATGTTTTTTCCTCTTAGGTTTTTGAACTGATTTTCCATTCATTTCAGTAACTTCAACTGCTCCAGCATCATCACTAACAGGTTGTGGGTTAGCAGATAACTTCTCAAATGTTACAGGGGGAGTAACTTCTCCGGTGCCCAGCTCAATGGAAGAATCCATCTGAAAGGGCAGAGAAGTTGAGAAACACAGATTGATACCATGAGGTACATGCACCCTTTGCTCCGGCCCCTCCTGCATATTTCCGA
The genomic region above belongs to Panicum hallii strain FIL2 chromosome 4, PHallii_v3.1, whole genome shotgun sequence and contains:
- the LOC112889083 gene encoding protein ROS1-like isoform X1, whose product is MQEGPEQRVHVPHGINLCFSTSLPFQMDSSIELGTGEVTPPVTFEKLSANPQPVSDDAGAVEVTEMNGKSVQKPKRKKHRPKVIKEGQSAKLQKPKTPKPPKGKGNQPTGKRKYVRRKGLSTPTEQPPSGSADTHTRAETGVVQRCLNFDAGDQHKHLDLVPQAQATDIHTGPGDNQPSISGVERGNVQVACHWSGTSSTICSVDPMADLQELRVDSMPKRVNFDLNNSIVNQMPTNYSNLMDSSGQFFRFGVRDKVQTNQLLDSHSSLPVRCVPHLTRSLDHMQHPSANFDQYICTTQACTDKSPRNYQMLHGYRMPESMTATSQHTERVSMRGNFNPEACVGEGVVIKQMAQCYRIPESPLVPPKHSERDVTNGDLNEFSVKNDYLKFATNDNYQTGPAFGFHDAPDYSDVLAMGKKREHNAISGHQISFGIDFDNSNRARQFCSNDPHSTSSQTSYYPETRKKMRQENHRNRLNRATENFSSSSTFSDSRNTNKISSVNPGICTLADIQKLMVLEKSRASQKIIDFGASGHNMVQQQVEPAVQNIVGEEFIALPDKQFRSFSAQNIPLPGSTVSPLGESNILRNGMHQIQPWEITSMQDHCSNNFALPDKCSGYLTAGYTQLSSSVVNPSIESYIQSNAIHQHQSFENVMAKEPILLSEIHNTSSQEAHKYCIAAATDGHIRTTSDEVVRALSQPTSQSTRSGNCHLDPPRSTAEENSTEKPRKRGRPRKEAKPNGEPKEKGTKGKQNVGRAKTTSPKGACTDSLKTNGIAYASEPSTGITPRMATMESKSSDHDKHSGITTKATYGGIIPQATAPTVDPLDGIIQKIKLLSINRADEIVADIPQNALVPYEGEFGALVAFEGKAKKSRSRAKVNIDPVTTMMWNLLMGPGMGDGAEGLDKDKEKWLDEERRVFKGRVDSFIARMHLVQGDRRFSRWKGSVVDSVVGVFLTQNVSDHLSSSAFMAVAAKFPAKTEVPEKPVAEMSHTPEQKDSCSGLFGDSIKLQGKLFIEEISDIKSLVTTEDNEESNSNDLIGSSSGYGVNHAAVGCQVSYMKSHENGPSGSVLRAAGFSSVVEAEAGSLEDVISSQNSAVSSQNSPDYLFHRTDPIGSSSLQNFTEEGYIMRNMSNGIGSSTEYTALPPMQEPKGMPGSSEYDGLNLLPVSGVNKGVLLDLNRSYQPLHTSMSFVQNGESDFTGVSCFSHIDKSFCTGPDRVNPSSVTQSEASLYHLPPVSAMGNNNKTKVTDSSSHSLYSVNAPLSQERRTCPSAPSQQGDSSPIIKQNFQPLHSSEKVPFPKEHSSCGNDSVRNKTEAPFMESHVYTNLQEVYTTPTQQVQSGCSQHDNGVRVQTTAYEKHQSSILHENQNSHSEVLQGVASDSTQKFSDTQKGPSEISQDGSKAKKVRGRPKKKIYDWDSLRKEVLSNGGNKQRSHNARDTVDWEAVRQAEVREISETIRERGMNNMLAERIKEFLDRLVTDHGSIDLEWLRDVQPDKAKDYLLSIRGLGLKSVECVRLLTLHHMAFPVDTNVGRICVRLGWVPLQPLPESLQLHLLEMYPMLEHIQKYLWPRLCKLDQRTLYELHYQMITFGKVFCTKSKPNCNSCPMRAECKHFASAFASARLALPAPEEKRLATSEDPNVVEFLHQAYINSRNVGQLEWNANYPKHAVFGNHQPIIEEPPSPEPEPENAETKEGAIEGFFCEDPDEIPTINLNIEEFTQNLKNYMQANNIEIEDADMSKALVAITPEVASIPTPKLKNVSRLRTEHQVYELPDSHPLLEGFEQREPDDPCPYLLSIWTPGETAQSTDAPKTFCNSGETGRLCGSSTCFSCNSIREMQAQKVRGTLLIPCRTAMRGSFPLNGTYFQVNEVFADHYSSQNPIDVPRSWIWDLPRRTVYFGTSVPTIFRGLTTEEIQQCFWRGFVCVRGFDRTVRAPRPLYARLHFPASKVVRGKKPGAAREEE
- the LOC112889083 gene encoding protein ROS1-like isoform X2 — translated: MQEGPEQRVHVPHGINLCFSTSLPFQMDSSIELGTGEVTPPVTFEKLSANPQPVSDDAGAVEVTEMNGKSVQKPKRKKHRPKVIKEGQSAKLQKPKTPKPPKGKGNQPTGKRKYVRRKGLSTPTEQPPSGSADTHTRAETGVVQRCLNFDAGDQHKHLDLVPQAQATDIHTGPGDNQPSISGVERGNVQVACHWSGTSSTICSVDPMADLQELRVDSMPKRVNFDLNNSIVNQMPTNYSNLMDSSGQFFRFGVRDKVQTNQLLDSHSSLPVRCVPHLTRSLDHMQHPSANFDQYICTTQACTDKSPRNYQMLHGYRMPESMTATSQHTERVSMRGNFNPEACVGEGVVIKQMAQCYRIPESPLVPPKHSERDVTNGDLNEFSVKNDYLKFATNDNYQTGPAFGFHDAPDYSDVLAMGKKREHNAISGHQISFGIDFDNSNRARQFCSNDPHSTSSQTSYYPETRKKMRQENHRNRLNRATENFSSSSTFSDSRNTNKISSVNPGICTLADIQKLMVLEKSRASQKIIDFGASGHNMVQQQVEPAVQNIVGEEFIALPDKQFRSFSAQNIPLPGSTVSPLGESNILRNGMHQIQPWEITSMQDHCSNNFALPDKCSGYLTAGYTQLSSSVVNPSIESYIQSNAIHQHQSFENVMAKEPILLSEIHNTSSQEAHKYCIAAATDGHIRTTSDEVVRALSQPTSQSTRSGNCHLDPPRSTAEENSTEKPRKRGRPRKEAKPNGEPKEKGTKGKQNVGRAKTTSPKGACTDSLKTNGIAYASEPSTGITPRMATMESKSSDHDKHSGITTKATYGGIIPQATAPTVDPLDGIIQKIKLLSINRADEIVADIPQNALVPYEGEFGALVAFEGKAKKSRSRAKVNIDPVTTMMWNLLMGPGMGDGAEGLDKDKEKWLDEERRVFKGRVDSFIARMHLVQGDRRFSRWKGSVVDSVVGVFLTQNVSDHLSSSAFMAVAAKFPAKTEVPEKPVAEMSHTPEQKDSCSGLFGDSIKLQGKLFIEEISDIKSLVTTEDNEESNSNDLIGSSSGYGVNHAAVGCQVSYMKSHENGPSGSVLRAAGFSSVVEAEAGSLEDVISSQNSAVSSQNSPDYLFHRTDPIGSSSLQNFTEEGYIMRNMSNGIGSSTEYTALPPMQEPKGMPGSSEYDGLNLLPVSGVNKGVLLDLNRSYQPLHTSMSFVQNGESDFTGVSCFSHIDKSFCTGPDRVNPSSVTQSEASLYHLPPVSAMGNNNKTKVTDSSSHSLYSVNAPLSQERRTCPSAPSQQGDSSPIIKQNFQPLHSSEKVPFPKEHSSCGNDSVRNKTEAPFMESHVYTNLQEVYTTPTQQVQSGCSQHDNGVRVQTTAYEKHQSSILHENQNSHSEVLQGVASDSTQKFSDTQKGPSEISQDGSKAKKVRGRPKKKIYDWDSLRKEVLSNGGNKQRSHNARDTVDWEAVRQAEVREISETIRERGMNNMLAERIKEFLDRLVTDHGSIDLEWLRDVQPDKAKDYLLSIRGLGLKSVECVRLLTLHHMAFPVDTNVGRICVRLGWVPLQPLPESLQLHLLEMYPMLEHIQKYLWPRLCKLDQRTLYELHYQMITFGKVFCTKSKPNCNSCPMRAECKHFASAFASARLALPAPEEKRLATSEDPNVVEFLHQAYINSRNVGQLEWNANYPKHAVFGNHQPIIEEPPSPEPEPENAETKEGAIEGFFCEDPDEIPTINLNIEEFTQNLKNYMQANNIEIEDADMSKALVAITPEVASIPTPKLKNVSRLRTEHQVYELPDSHPLLEGFEQREPDDPCPYLLSIWTPGETAQSTDAPKTFCNSGETGRLCGSSTCFSCNSIREMQAQKVRGTLLIPCRTAMRGSFPLNGTYFQVNEVFADHYSSQNPIDVPRSWIWDLPRRTVYFGTSVPTIFRGLTTEEIQQCFWRVYR